From the genome of Drosophila melanogaster chromosome 2L, one region includes:
- the l(2)34Fd gene encoding lethal (2) 34Fd: MFVNEVNDVKIYNLSAGKSVPDWLTDRRKRSQLMKKVDSRRQIELIQDFDMPGVCTSIRMSPDQQYILATGTYKPRVKCFEVSNLSIKFERCFDAEVTTFEVISDDYSKMVFLQCDRYVEIHAAHGRHYRLRIPRFGRDMKYHKPSCDMFIVGVGRDIFRLNLERGQFLQPFETDGSCLNACEVNPEHHLLVAGTKEGTVEAWDPRTKQRCSTLDVAMKLPGVKEFPSVTALKFRNGLHMGVGTASGHVLIYDIRAKQPLLVKNHLNRLPIKRLAFNPAQNAVYSLDEATLKLWDEQTGKQIAYVESTSSFNDFCTIPDTGMFFVAQEDVKMMTYYVPAMGPAPRWCSFLDNLTEEIESEVVENVYDDYQFVTAKELAELGMEHLVGSNLLKGYMHGYFMDARLYNKAKAVVEPFAFDRFRKDKIRQEIESERKSRLQIESKLPKVNKELALKIMDEQANPSNSAKQRNVPSLLEDSRFKAMFENADFEVNKSAEEYRLLAPVLNRLDKSKAKELKKRVEVAHVAELHADEAQQREESDNDEDLFGFEKSDGETKDDSGDEASSDDDDRREYVKEMKQAYKQVKRQREEEEELEDDEQQPDEISDTAKRPQTNGHSQQPTTNGNRFTMTPLDQHQGSSLLQQRIKKASLQDRVRVMSQLEGQVTNVGRSLGNRQMTFEVNKQKKSQFHAKKREAEMKKHREERRSIVRPIKSLRLKKVNFK, translated from the exons ATGTTCGTAAACGAAGTTAACGATGTGAAGATCTACAACCTGAGCGCCGGCAAGTCGGTGCCAGAT TGGCTGACGGATCGGCGAAAGCGGTCACAGCTCATGAAAAAAGTGGACTCCCGGAGACAGATCGAGCTCATCCAGGACTTCGATATGCCCGGCGTCTGCACCAGCATCCGCATGAGTCCCGACCAACAGTACATCCTGGCCACCGGCACTTACAAGCCGCGCGTCAAGTGCTTCGAGGTGTCCAACCTGTCTATCAAATTCGAGCGCTGCTTCGACGCCGAGGTGACCACCTTTGAGGTGATTAGCGACGACTACAGCAAGATGGTGTTCCTGCAATGCGATCGCTATGTGGAGATCCATGCGGCCCACGGGCGGCACTACAGACTAAGGATACCGCGCTTTGGACGCGACATGAAGTACCACAAGCCCAGCTGCGACATGTTCATCGTGGGAGTGGGCAGG GACATTTTCCGACTCAATTTGGAGCGCGGTCAGTTCCTGCAACCCTTTGAAACGGATGGCAGCTGCCTGAACGCCTGTGAAGTGAATCCAGAGCACCATCTTCTGGTAGCCGGTACCAAAGAAGGCACCGTAGAAGCCTGGGATCCACGTACCAAGCAACGATGTTCAACTTTGGATGTAGCCATGAAGTTGCCGGGCGTCAAGGAGTTTCCATCGGTCACGGCCCTCAAATTCCGGAACGGCTTGCACATGGGAGTGGGAACTGCTTCGGGACACGTGCTGATCTACGACATTCGCGCCAAGCAACCGTTGCTGGTGAAGAATCATCTGAATCGACTGCCCATCAAGCGTCTGGCCTTTAATCCGGCTCAGAATGCCGTCTATAGTTTGGACGAGGCTACACTGAAGCTGTGGGACGAGCAGACAGGCAAGCAGATCGCCTACGTTGAGTCGACTTCGTCATTCAACGATTTTTGCACCATTCCCGACACGGGCATGTTCTTCGTAGCCCAGGAGGATGTTAAGATGATGACCTATTATGTGCCTGCAATGGGTCCAGCACCCCGATGGTGCTCGTTCTTGGATAACCTCACCGAGGAGATCGAATCGGAGGTCGTGGAGAATGTGTACGATGACTATCAGTTCGTCACAGCGAAGGAGCTGGCTGAATTGGGAATGGAGCATCTCGTTGGCAGCAATCTTCTTAAGGGTTATATGCACGG ATACTTTATGGACGCAAGATTGTACAACAAAGCCAAGGCAGTTGTGGAACCCTTCGCCTTCGACCGCTTCCGCAAAGATAAGATCCGCCAAGAAATCGAAAGTGAGCGCAAGTCCCGCCTGCAAATCGAATCCAAGCTGCCCAAAGTCAACAAAGAGTTGGCTCTCAAGATTATGGACGAGCAAGCCAATCCTTCCAACAGTGCCAAGCAGCGAAATGTGCCCAGCCTGCTGGAGGACTCGCGTTTCAAGGCCATGTTTGAGAATGCCGACTTTGAAGTTAACAAGTCTGCCGAGGAGTATCGTCTGCTGGCTCCTGTTCTGAACCGTCTGGATAAATCCAAGGCCAAGGAACTCAAGAAGCGCGTGGAGGTGGCTCATGTGGCGGAGTTGCACGCGGACGAGGCACAGCAGCGCGAGGAAAGCGATAATGACGAGGACCTATTTGGCTTCGAGAAGAGCGATGGCGAAACGAAGGATGACAGCGGAGATGAGGCCTCATCTGACGATGATGACCGAAGGGAGTATGTCAAGGAAATGAAGCAGGCGTACAAACAGGTGAAGCGACAACGtgaggaagaggaggagctAGAAGATGACGAGCAGCAGCCGGATGAAATTTCGGATACCGCAAAAAGACCGCAGACGAATGGACACAGCCAACAACCCACCACCAATGGCAACCGTTTCACCATGACCCCCTTGGATCAACATCAAGGCAGCAGTCTACTGCAGCAGCGCATCAAAAAAGCGAGCTTGCAGGATCGCGTAAGGGTCATGTCCCAGCTGGAGGGCCAGGTCACCAATGTGGGTCGCTCCCTGGGCAATCGTCAGATGACATTCGAAGTGAACAAGCAGAAGAAGTCACAGTTCCATGCCAAGAAGCGCGAGGCGGAGATGAAAAAGCATCGCGAGGAGCGAAGGAGCATTGTCAGACCCATTAAGTCGCTGAGACTAAAGAAAGTTAATTTTAAGTAG